In Pseudonocardia sp. DSM 110487, the sequence GCAGTAGGCACGCCGCCACCCCCATGGCGACGACCTCCCCGAGCGTGACGTACGCGTAGGAGTACGAGGACCCCGACACCGGTACGGCACTGGCCAGCTCCGCGTAGCACAGCGCGGTGAGGCCCGCGACGACCGCGGCGATCACGAAGGACCACACCACGGCCGGCCCGGCAACCGGCACGGCCTCGCTCAGGATGAAGAAGATGCCGGTCCCGATCGTCGCGCCGACCCCGATCATCGTGAGCGGGAACAGCCCGATGGTCCGAGCGAGCTGACCACCGCCGTGGCCGTCGACACCGGTCTCCGCCGCCATCACGTCCAGCGGCTTGCGGCGGAAGGCCTGCTGCATCAACGAAGCCATGGCCATCTCCTCGGTCGGGGTTCACCACGATCCAGGGTGGCCGGGTGGGATGCGAGCCCCCGAACGGAGGCTGCCCACTGTGGTCGAGATGGCATCGAGTGCTGCTCAGGGGCGGCGCGAACCGCGCTCACCGCCATCTCGATGGCAGGTTTCCCGAACGGGCCCGTCGCTCACCCCCGCACCACTCGCCGCCACGGTTGGTGGGAGCCTCATCACATGTCCCTGGTCAACCACCACCCCGCTCACGGCGAGCGGCAGATCGCGGGCGCCGTCTTCGAGCGGCTGGAACGCATTTGACGGCTCGCGCGCGGCAGCCGGCCGTCCACCTCGCCAACCTCGACCTGAACCTCCTGGTCGCGCTGCGCGAGCTGCTGCGCGAACGGAACGTCACGCGCGCGGCGGCGCGGATCGGCATCTCGCAGCCCGCGGCGAGCGCGGCGCTGTCGCGGCTGCGCCGGCACTTCGACGACGAGCTACTGGTCCGCGCGCGCTCCGGTTACACGCTCTCGCCGCTCGCGATGCAGCTCGCCGAGCAGGTCGAGACGGTGTGCGCCGCGGCCGAGCGGCTCTTCGCGACGGGCAGCGCGTTCGACCCGAGCACCTCACGCCGGGAGTTCACGCTCCTCATGGCCGACTACACGATCGCGGTGCTCGGCCGGCACCTGTCGACCGCGATCGGCGCGCAGGCACCCGGCGTCGACCTGCACGTGCGGCTCGTGCGGGAGGCGTTCGCCCTCGACTTCGCCGAGACGATCACCCTGATCGACGGCATGGTCTCGCCGCCGGTCGACCGCTTCGAGCTGCCGTCCGTGCACTCGGTCGAGCTGTTCACCGACCGCTGGGTCTGCATCGCCGACGCCGCCAACCCGGACGTCGCCGACGGCATCACGATCGACCGGCTCGCCGAGCTGCCGTGGGTGGCGCCGTTCCAGCCCGACCGCGGCAACCCGACGGCCGCCCCGATGAGCCGGCAGCTGGCGCTCTTCGGCATCCGCCCCGACATCCGCGTGCGCGTCGAGAGCTACCAGGCGGTGCCCCACCTCGTGGCCGGCACCGACCGGGTCGCGCTGCTCCAGGAACGGCTCGCCGCGCAGGTGGCCGGCCCGCTCGGGCTGCGCGTTCTGCCCTGCCCCGGCGACCCCGAGCCGATCGTCGAGCGCTTCTGGTGGCACGCCGACCGCGACGGCGACCCCGCGCACCGGTGGCTGCGCGAGACCGTGATCGTCGCGGCGACTCGCCTCTGAGCTGCGTTTATCTGTTCAATTGATGGCGCATAGACGGATTGACTATTTCCTCGCGCTCACCGCGGCTTCCTACGTTGTGACGCATGCCGCACCCGCTCACCGACCTCCCGGTCCGCACCGTCACGCGTCCACAGGGGAGCGCGACGCACGAGGTCACCGCCGATGTGTGCGTCGTCGGTGCCGGGATCGCG encodes:
- a CDS encoding LysR family transcriptional regulator, with translation MTARARQPAVHLANLDLNLLVALRELLRERNVTRAAARIGISQPAASAALSRLRRHFDDELLVRARSGYTLSPLAMQLAEQVETVCAAAERLFATGSAFDPSTSRREFTLLMADYTIAVLGRHLSTAIGAQAPGVDLHVRLVREAFALDFAETITLIDGMVSPPVDRFELPSVHSVELFTDRWVCIADAANPDVADGITIDRLAELPWVAPFQPDRGNPTAAPMSRQLALFGIRPDIRVRVESYQAVPHLVAGTDRVALLQERLAAQVAGPLGLRVLPCPGDPEPIVERFWWHADRDGDPAHRWLRETVIVAATRL